CGGTCGATCGTCCAGCCGACGGCGTAGGTGGCGATGAGGTCGTCGATCCGGTCCGCGTACTGCGCGTACCCCTCGACGAGCTCCATGGTGTACTCGCCGACCGGCGGCTGCCGGTCGTCGCTCCGCGCGTGCCGCACCCAGTCCGCGAGGACCGTCTGCACGGACGCCCCGCGCTGGTCGGCCTCGAAGAGGATCTGGAAGGCCCGCTTACGGGCCTTGTTCCGGGCAGCCACGGTTAGCTGTTCACCCGGCCGAGGTACTCACCGGAGCGGGTGTCGACCTTGATCTTCTCACCGGTGGTGATGAAGAGCGGAACACCGATCTCGTAGCCGGTCTCCAGCGTTGCGGGCTTGGAGCCGCCGGTGGAGCGGTCGCCCTGGACACCCGGGTCGGTGTGCTGGATGGTCAGCTCGACGGCGGCGGGCAGCTCGACGTAGAGCACCTCGCCCTCGTGCTGGGCGACCGAGGCGGTGAAGCCCTCGATCAGGAAGTTGGCGGCGTCACCGACGGACTTGCGGTCGACCATGAGCTGGTCGAACGTCGACATGTCCATGAAGACGAAGTACTCGCCGTCCATGTACGAGAACTGCATGTCGCGGCGGTCGACGGTGGCCGTCTCGACCTTCACGCCGGCGTTGAACGTCTTGTCGACGACCTTGCCGGACAGCACGTTCTTGAGCTTGGTGCGCACGAAGGCAGGGCCCTTGCCGGGCTTGACGTGCTGGAACTCGACGACGGACCAGAGCTGGCCTCCGTCGAGCTTGAGCACCAGGCCGTTCTTGAGGTCGTTCGTGGAAGCCACGGTTGCGGAATCTCCTGGACTGAAGCTGGTGGGACCGCGAAGGCGTACGCGCTACAGCGCGAGAAGCTCCTTGGTCGTAATGGTGAGTAGCTCGGGTCCGCCGTCCGCCTCCTGGCGCACGACGAGCGTGTCATCGATCCGGACCCCGCCCCGGCCCGGGAGGTGAACCCCCGGTTCGACGGTGACCGGCACACAAGCGTCCAGTTTACCCATGGCCGCAGGCGCCAGCTGCGGGTCCTCGTCGATTTCGAGCCCGACGCCGTGCCCGGTGAGCGGCGCGACGCCCTCTCCATGGCCTGCGGCGTCCAGGATCTGGCGGGTCGCGTGGTCCACATCGCGGTACGCGGCGCCAGGTGCGAGAGACTCCCGCCCGGCCCGCTGAGCGGCGAAGACGAGGTCGTACAGCTCGATCTGCCAGTCGGCCGGAGTCGTCCCGATGACAAACGTACGGCCGATCTCGCAGCGGTAGCCGCGATAGTTGGCGCCGACGCAGACGGAGAGGAAATCACCCTCCTCGACCCGGCGGTCGGAGGGCCGGTGGCCGCCTTGGCCCGAGTTCGGGCCGGTCGCGACCGAGGTCGCGAAGGCGGGGCCGTCGGCGCCGTGGTCGACGAGCCTGCGCTCCAGCTCCAGCGCGAGATGCCGCTCGGTGCGGCCCACCAGGATCGACTCCAGCAGTTCGCCGAGGGCCTGGTCGGCGATCTCCGCCGCGATCCGCATGCAGGCGATCTCCTCCTCGTCCTTGACGAGCCGCTGCTGCTCGACGGCGAGACCGAGGTCGGCGAGGTACAGCCGGGGCGCCACCGAGCCCACCGCACGGTGCCGGGCGACCGTCAGATGGTGTTCCTCGACGGCGAGCGACTCCACGCCGGCCGTCCTGGCCAGCTCGGCGGCCGCGACCGCCGGATCGCCGGCCGAGCTCGGCAGCACGGTCAGCCGCAGCTGTTCGTCGGGGCGGCCGTCGGCGGGATCGCCGGTGGGCGTACGGGGGCAGAGCAGGACATCCTCGCCCGGACCGAGCAGCAGTACGGCGCCGGGCGGCGCGCCACCGGCGAGATAGCGGACGTTGGCGGGGCGGGAGACCAGGACCCCGGCACTCCCGGTCGCCGCGCACCGGTCGCGCAGCCGGCCACGGCGGACACCGAACACCTCTGACATGCTCCGAGCGTACGAGCGGGAGCACGGCACGGCCTGGTCAGCGCGTCCGACCGGGGGTGGGCACGCGAGTGGGCGGCGGCCTACCAGCTCGGCGGGCTGGCGATCGAGCGGGCGAGTACGTCGTCGAGGACCCGCGCCGTGGTCTCCACGTCGTACTTGGAGTTGTCGATGATCGGCAGTCCTGAGCCGTACCAGCCGGCCATCCGGCCGTGGATGCTGGCGACTTCCTCGTCCGAGAGGCGGCGGTTGCCGCTGCGCTCGGCGTTGCGCTCCAGCACGATCTCGAGGCCGGGGAGCAGGACGACGGGCAGCAGACCGGGGCCGACATGGCGCTTCCAGCCGCCGAGCCCGACGACGGGACGGTCCGGGAAGACCGCGTCGTCGAGGATGCAGGAGATCCCGTTGGCCAGGAAATTGCGGGCGGCGAAGCCGCAGGTGCGGCGTGCGAGGCGGTACTGGGCCTCGGAGTGGTCGTTCCAGCCGGACTGGGGGTCGGCGAAGCCGGAGTGGACCCATTCGCGCACGTCGTCGAGGCTGATGTGCGCGGTGGGGACGCGACGGCCGGCTGCCCAGTGACGGGCCACGGTCGTCTTCCCGGCGCCCGCCGGGCCGATCAGCAGGACGGCGAGAGTGGTGGCACCGGTGCCGCCGCCCGCCTGCGGCGGCGCGGGTATGGGAACCGGACCGCCGGGCGGCAGCTGGATGTGCCCCGTCGTCTCGCGGGAGGGCGGCACGGAGGCGTGCTGGGAGGCGGGAGCCGTCCAGCCGAGGGCGGGAGGCTGCCCCTGGCGCGGCGGCGCCCCGGGCGGAGGCCCGGCGGGAGCACGGTGCGGAGGACCCGCGGGAGGTCCGGAGGGAGCACCGGGCGGCGCGCCGGACGGAGCGGCAGGCGGCGGAGGACCAGCAGGGGCCGCGGGCGGTGGAGGACCTGCGGGCGGTCCGGGCAGAGGCCCCGGGTGCTGGGCGCTGTGCGTCCATCCGGCCGGTCCGTGCCCCGGTCCGTGGGGCGGCGGAGCCCCCACTGCGTGCTGCATCCGGTGCCACTCCGTCTCGTACGACTGACGCTGGTCAAGCGGCAGCTCGGCTGCCCTGCTACCGAACGGTACCTCTCCCGGCCACCGCTGGGAGGTGCCCCCTCCGGCCGCCACAGTGAGAACGGCCGGAGACGGCCCCAAGTGCCCTGTCAGGCACCCGACTCCTCTGCCAGCGCACGCAGTGCGAGGCGGTACGAGCCGATGCCGAAGCCCGCGACCGTGCCGCTGGCGACGGCCGCGACCACCGATGTGTGCCGAAATGTCTCGCGCGTATAGGGATTCGAGATGTGCACCTCGATCAGCGGGGCGGTCCGCTGGGCGGCCGCGTCACGCATCCCGTACGAATAGTGCGTGAAAGCACCCGGGTTGAGAACGACCGGAATTGAACCGTCCGCGGCCTCGTGCAGCCAGCGGATCAGCTCGCCCTCGTCGTTCGTCTCCCGTACGTCGACGTCGAAGCCGAGCTCCTTGCCGAGCTCCTGGCAGGTTTCCACCAGACCGGCGTAGGAGGTCGCGCCGTACACATCGGGCTCGCGGGAGCCGAGCCGCCCGAGGTTGGGGCCGTTGAGCACGAGGACCTGACGGGTCATCCGGACACCTCCCCGTACGCCGCGAGCAGCACGGCCGGGTCCGGGCCCTCCAGCACGGTCGGCTTGGCGAGACCGTCGAGGACGATGAAGCGCAGCACATTGCCGCGGGACTTCTTGTCGACCTTCATGGTCTGAAGGAGCTTGGGCCACTGGTCGCCGCGGTAGGTCAGCGGCAGTCCAACGGACTCCAGGACGGCGCTGTGCCGGTCGGCGGTCGCGTCGTCCAGTCGCCCGGCCAGCCTGCCCAGTTCGGCGGCGAAGACCATGCCGACCGAGACGGCCGCGCCGTGCCGCCACTTGTAGCGCTCGTTCTTCTCGATGGCGTGGGCGAGGGTGTGTCCGTAGTTGAGGATCTCGCGCAGCCCGGATTCCTTGAGGTCGTTGGAGACAACCTCGGCCTTGACCCGGATGGAGCGCTCGATCAGCTCGGCTGTGTGCGGCCCGGCGGGCGTTCGCGCACCCTGCGGATCGGCCTCGACGAGGTCGAGGATGGCGGGGTCGGCGATGAAGCCCGCCTTGATGACCTCGGCCAGGCCGCTGATGTAGTCGTTGACCGGCAGCGAGTCCAGAGCGGCCAGATCGCAGAGCACACCGGCGGGCGGGTGGAAGGCACCCACGAGGTTCTTGCCCTCGGCGGTGTTGATGCCGGTCTTGCCGCCGACCGCCGCGTCGACCATGCCCAGCACGGTCGTCGGCAGGGCGATCCAGCGCACCCCGCGCAGCCAGGTCGCGGCGACGAAGCCGGCGACATCGGTGGTGGCTCCGCCGCCGACGCCGACGATGACGTCGGTACGGGTGAAGCCGGTCTGGCCGAGCGCCTTCCAGCAGTACGCCGCGACCTCGACGGTCTTGGACTCCTCGGCGTTCGGCAGCTGGACGGCGATGGCTTCGTAGCCCTGGGCCGCCAGGTCCTCGCGGATCGCCTCACCGGTGCCGGCGAGCGCCTCGGGGTGCAGCACCGCCACCCTCTGGGCCCGGCCGATCAGTCCGGGGAGCTCGCCGAGCAGCTGACGGCCGACCAGCACCTCGTACGGATCCGAGCCTTCCGTGCCGCCGACCTGGATGCGGGTCACTGCCTGTTCCGTCATGCGTCCTTCAACTCCAGTGCGTCGAGGACCGCTTGGGCGACCTCTTCGGGGGTGCGTTCGTCGGTGGCCACGACGGCGCGGGCCACTTCGGTGTAGAGGTGGCGGCGTGCGTCCATCAGCTCCCGCCACTGCCGGCGCGGGTTGACGGCGAGCAGCGGGCGCGCCTGGTTGAGGCCGACCCGCCTGACCGCCTCCTCCACGTCCATCGAGAGATAGACGACGGGCAGTCCGGCCAGCAGCTCACGCGTCGAGTCGTCGAGGATCGAACCGCCGCCGAGGGCGAGTACGCCCGGATGCTCGGCGACGGCCGCTCGTACGGCCTGACGCTCGAGATCGCGGAAATACGGCTCGCCCAGGTCGACGAAGATGTCCGAGATCTCCCGGCCCTGGGCCGCGACGATATCGGCGTCGGTGTCCCGGTAGGCCACACCGAGCCGCTCGGCGAGCAGCTTGCCCACCGTGGACTTGCCCGAGCCCATGGGCCCGACCAGGACGATCAGCGGGGCGCTCACCGGATCTGGAGGTTGTCGAGGAAGGACTGCACATTGCGGCGGGTCTCGGAGACGCTGTCGCCGCCGAACTTCTCCCCCACCGCGTCCGCCAGGACCAGCGCGACCATCGCCTCGGCCACGATCCCGGCGGCCGGCACGGCACACACGTCGGACCGCTGGTGGTGCGCCGCCGCGACCTCGCCCGTGGCCACGTCGACGGTGGCCAGCGCTCGCGGCACCGTCGCGATCGGCTTCATCGCCGCGCGAACCCGCAGCAGCTCACCGGTCGACATGCCGCCCTCCGTGCCGCCGGAGCGGCCCGACGTGCGGCGGATCCCGGCCTCGGTCGGCACGATCTCGTCGTGCGCCTGCGACCCCGGCACGCGCGCCAGCTCGAAGCCGTCGCCGACCTCGACACCCTTGATGGCCTGGATCCCCATCAGCGCGGCCGCGAGACGGGCATCGAGGCGGCGGTCCCAGTGGACATGCGAGCCGAGACCGACGGGCACGCCGTACGCGAGCACCTCGACGACACCACCGAGGGTGTCGCCGTCCCTGTGGGCCTGGTCGATCTCCGCGACCATCGCCTTCGACGCATCGGCGTCCAGGCAGCGCACGGGGTCCGCATCCAGCTTCGCCTCATCGGCGGGGGCCGGGTACACGCCGTACGGGGCCTTCGCCGACGCCAGCTCCACCACGTGGGAGACGATCTCGATGCCCGCCGTCTCCTTGAGGTACGAGCGGGCGACCGCGCCGAGCGCGACACGTGCCGCGGTCTCGCGGGCGCTGGCGCGCTCCAGGATCGGCCGGGCCTCGTCGAGTGCGTACTTCTGCATGCCCGCCAGGTCCGCGTGGCCGGGCCGCGGCCGGGTCAGCGGCGCGTTACGGGCCAGCTGCGCGAGCTCGTCCGGATCGACGGGGTCGGCCGCCATGACCTTGTCCCACTTCGGCCACTCGGTGTTGCCCACCATGACCGCGACCGGCGATCCCATGGTCAGCCCGTGGCGCACGCCGCCGAGGAAGGTCACCTCGTCGCGCTCGAACTTCATCCGCGCACCGCGCCCATAACCGAGCCGCCGCCGGGCGAGGTGGTCCGCCACCATCTCCGTCGTGATCGGTACACCGGCGGGAAGACCCTCCAGAGTCGCCACCAGTGCGGGTCCGTGAGACTCCCCCGCCGTCAGCCAACGCAACCTGCTCAACGGTGCTCCTCCTGCTCGCGCCTGGAACTGCGACGGCGCGACCGGGTGCGCGGCCCTGGCCCGCCTACCCCGATCCTCCCACGACCGGGGCCGTGACCCGATCTCCGGTCCAGGAACCGGACGGTCGGTCCCGGGCACAGAAGACAGGCCCTAGCTCTGTGCGAGGGCCCGCTCCCCGGCCTCCCTCATGACGCTCAGGGGCGCGGGCGAGCGGCCGGTCATCTGCTCGACCTGGAGTACGGCCTGGTGGACCAGGAGGTCGAGGCCGCCGACGACGGCTCCGCCCCGCGCGGACCAGCGGGTGGCCAGAGCCGTCGGCCATGGCTCGTACAGCACGTCGAACAGCGTCCCGGGCCGCTCGGGCACCTCGGCCGCGAGTTCGTCGGTGGTGCCGGCCGGGGTGGTGGCGATGACCAGCGGTGCCCGCAGGGCCTCGCCCGCCTCCGCCCAGTCGGCGATACGCACATCGACGCCGAGCCGCTCGCCCCAGCCGCGCATCTCGGCGGCCCTGGCGGCACTGCGTACGTACGCGGTGACCGGTCCCGTACAGATCCGCGAGAGCGCGGCGAGCGCGGACGACGCCGTCGCGCCCGCACCCAGCACCGCCGCCGACTCGGCCTTGTCGACGCCCCGCTCGCGCAGTGCGGCGATCATGCCGGGGATGTCGGTGTTGTCGCCGAGCCTGCGGCCGTCCTCGGTGAAGATCACCGTATTGACAGCCTCCACCGAGGCCGCGGTGTCGCTGACGCTGTCGAGCAGCGGCATGATCGCGCGCTTGAGGGGCATGGTCAGCGACAGCCCGGCCCAGGAGCCGTCGAGGCCCTCGACGAATCCCGGGAGTCCGGCCTCGTCCACCTCGAAACGGTCGTACGACCAGTGGGTGAGACCGAGTTCCGCGTAGGCCGCTCGGTGCAGCACCGGAGAGAGCGAGTGGGCGATCGGCGATCCCAGGACCGCCGCGCGCTTCGTCGGGGTACTCACTGCCCGCTCTTCTCCTGCTCCGCCTCGTACTTCTTGCGGTTCCGCTCGTGCTCCGCGTTGGTGACCGCGAAGAGCGTCTTGTCCTCGGTGATCGACACGAAGTAGTACCAGGGGCCTGGCGTCGGCTTGAGCGACGAGTTGAACGCGTCCAGGCCCGGGTTCGCGATCGGCCCCGGCGGCAGACCCTTGACGTTGTACGTGTTGTACGGATCCTTGAGCTTCCGCAGATCGTCGACAGCACCGACGTCCAGCGTGGACTCGCTCTTGATGTAGTTGATCGTGGAGTCGAACTCGAGCCGTCCGACCGTCTCCAGATTGTTCGGCTTGAGACGGTTGTAGACGACCCGCGAGACCTTGTCGAAGTCGTGCTTGTACTTGCCCTCGGCCTGCACGAGGCTCGCGACGGTGAGCACCTGGAGCGGCGACTTCAGGCCCAGCCTCTCGGCCTCGGCCTTGAGGTCCTTCTTGCCGAACTCGGCGTTTGCCTGGGCAACCATCTTCTGCAGCACTGCTTCCGGCTTCATGCCCTTGGCGACGGGATAGGTCGCGGGGAAGAGGAAACCTTCGAGCGGGTCCTTGATGTCCGGGTTGTCGTCGGCCCAGTCGGGCAGTCCGAGCGTTTTCGCCTTCGCCTTCGCGACGGCCTTGGTGGTGCCCACCTTGACCTCGAGACGTTTGTCGACCTGCTCGTAGACCCAGGAGTTGCGCTTGCCCGGGGGGACGATCAGGTTGTTCCGGCTGGCCGGATCGAGCATCAGGTCCACGGCGTTCTCGCCGGACATGCCCTTTTTCAGGATGTAGACGCCGGCCTGGATGCTCTTGCCGTCGGCCGCCGAGACGAACGCGCCCGAGCTCTTGACGACCCCGGCCTCCTTCAGGATGCTGCCGATCTCTCCGAGGCCCGCGCCCTTGGGGATCTCGACCTGTGTGGAGCCACTGCCGCTGCCGCTGAAGTCCTCGGCCGCGCCGAACTGGCCCTGCCAGAACTGGTAGCCGAAGTAGCCGACCCCGCCGAGGCCGCCCGCGAGAACCAGCGAAACGACCAGGCACGCACAGCCGTTGCGGCTCTTCTTCTTGCCCTTGCCGCGGCGTTCACGCCCGCCGCCCCGGCGCGACTCGCGCGGGTCGTCGTCGTATTCGCCGTCGTCGTCCCGGCCGTCGTCGCCGGTGAAGAAGGGGTGGGTCTCCTCCTGGGGCGCCTCGGCATCCCAGTCGGTCGTGGGCTCGGGCTCGGCCCGGCGCCGACTCGGGGGCTGCGGCGGCGGGTACGCCTCGGGAGTGCCGTAGTAGTCGGCATTCTCACCGCTGTAGCCGGGCTGCTGGCCGTCGTAGGGATCGGGCCGGCCGGCTCCGTACGGCATGGCGGCCTGCTGGCCGGTGTCCCAGCCGGTGTTGTACTGCTGCTGGTTGTACTGCTGCTGCTGGTACTGCTGCTGTTGCTGTTGCTGCTGGTTGTACTGCTGCTGTTGCTGCTGGTTGTACTGCTGCTGCTGTTGCTGGTTGTACTGCTGTCGCTGCTGTCCGTTGTACTGCTGCTGCTCGTTGTACTGCTGGTAAGGGTCCTGCTGAGTGCCGTACTGCTGCGGCTGCTGCGGGTCCTGCTGCTGCGGCTGGCCGCCGTACGGAGTCTGGCCGGCTGCGGCCTGCTGTCCTCCCCATCCCTGGTCCCCGTACAACGGGTCCTCGGGATGCCACGGTTCGGAGCCGGGGCTCCGGCCATACTCAGTCATCGATCCCCTAGGGCCGCGAGACGACGATCCGCCTCTCTGCTGTGCGTCAGCTGTTCGAACACCGCCGCATCGCGCGGAACGTTACCGTATCGCGATCAGATAACCACTTGGACGCCCTCGCCCGGAGCAACGCCGGACGCCCGTTCGGACTCCAGAGCGTTCTGAAGGATCACCACAGCGGCAGCCTGGTCGATGACGGAACGGCCCTTTTTGGACTTCACGCCCGAAGCGCGAAGTCCCTGACTGGCCGTCACTGTGGTCATCCTCTCGTCGACCAGTCGTACCGGAATCGGCGCGATGCCGCGTGCCAGCTCCTGGGCGAAGCCGCGGATCTTGACCGCGGCCGGGCCCTCCCCGCCGCTGAGCGAACGGGGCAGGCCCACGATGACCTCGATCGGCTCGTACTCCTCGACGAGTTGCCCGAGCCTGCGGTGGGCGGCCGGGACATCGCGTCCCGGCACGGTCTCCACCGGGGTGGCGAGGACCCCGTCGGGGTCGCACGAGGCGACCCCGATCCGGGCGTCCCCGACATCGAACGCGAGGCGACGGCCTCTGCGCATCCGCGCCGTCACGCCGTCTCGGCGACGAGGCGCTCGACGGCGGCCACGGCGTCCCCGATGGCATCCGGGTTCTGGCCGCCGCCCTGGGCGACGTCCGGCTTGCCGCCACCGCCGCCGCCGAGGGTCTTGGCGGCGGTACGGACCAGGTCACCGGCCTTGAGACCGCGCTCACGGGCGGCCTCGTTGGTGGCGATGACGGTGAGCGGGCGGCCGTTGGCCGTGGTGAAGAGGGCCACGACAGCGGGACGGTCGCCCTGGATGCGGCCGCGGACGTCGAGGACCAGCTTGCGCAGGTCGTCGGCGGAGGTACCGTCCGGCACCTGACCGGTGACCAGGGCCACGCCCCGCACGTCCTTGGCGCCCGCGGCGAGACCGGCGGCGGCCTGGAGGACCTTCTCCGCGCGGAACTTCTCGATCTCCTTCTCGGCGTCCTTCAGCTTGGCGAGCATGCCGGAGATCTTCTCGGGGAGCTCCTCGGGACGGCCCTTGACCAGCTCCTGGAGCTGGGCGACGACCGTGTGCTCCCTGGCGAGGAAGCTGTAGGCGTCGACGCCGACGAGGGCCTCGATACGGCGCACGCCGCTTCCGATCGACGACTCGCCGAGCAGCTTCACCAGACCCAGCTGGGCGGTGTTGTGCACATGCGTACCACCGCACAGCTCCTTGGAGAAGTCGCCGATCGTGACGACGCGCACCCGCTCGCCGTACTTCTCGCCGAACTCGGCGATGGCGCCCTGCTTCTTGGCCTCGTCGATGCTCATGACCTCGGCCTGGACATCGAGTTCACGGGCGAGGACTTCGTTGATCTTCTGCTCGACGTCGGTGAGGACCGTGCCGGGTACGGCGGCGGGCGAGCCGAAGTCGAAGCGGAAGCGGCCCGGCGAGTTCTCGGAACCGGCCTGGGCGGCAGTGGGACCCAGCGCGTCGCGCAGCGCCTGGTGCGTGAGGTGCGTGGCGCTGTGGGCGCGGGCGATGGCCCGGCGGCGCCTGATGTCGATCGCGGCGTAGGCGGAGGCACCGACGGTCACCTCGCCGACCTGCACCGAGCCCTTGTGTACGGAGACACCCGGGACGGGCTGCTGGACGTCGCGGATCTCGATGACGGCGCCGGTGTCGAGCCGGATCCGGCCCTGGTCGGCGAGCTGGCCGCCGCCCTCGGCGTAGAAGGGGGTGCGGTCGAGGACGACCTCGACCTCGTCGCCTTCGGTGGCCGCGGGCGACGGGACGCCGTCGACGAGCAGGCCGACGATCGTCGACTCGCCCTCGGTGGAGGTGTAACCGGTGAACTCGGTGGAGCCGGAGTTGTCGGCGACCGCGCGGTAGGCGGAGAGGTCGGCGTGGCCGGTCTTCTTGGCCCTGGCGTCGGCCTTGGCGCGCTCCCGCTGCTCCTTCATCAGACGGCGGAAGCCGTCCTCGTCCACCGACAGGCCCTGCTCGGAGGCCATCTCCAGTGTGAGGTCGATCGGGAAGCCCCAGGTGTCGTGGAGCAGGAAGGCCTTGTCGCCGGGGAGGACCTTGCCGCCGGCGGCCTTTGTCTCGGTGACGGCGGTGTCGAGGATGTTGGTGCCGCCCTTGAGGGCCTTGAGGAACGCGGCCTCCTCGGCGACGGCGACCGTCTCGATGCGCTTGCGGTCGGTGATCAGCTCCGGGTACTGCTCGCCCATGGTTCTGATGACCGTGCCGGCGAGCTCGGCGACGACCGGCTCGGTGGCACCCATCAGCCGCATATTGCGGATGGCACGGCGCATGATGCGGCGCAGGACGTAACCGCGGCCCTCGTTGCCGGGGGTGACGCCGTCGCCGATGAGCATCACGGACGTACGGATGTGGTCGGCGACCACACGCAGGGAGACGTCCGAGCCGTGGTCGGCGCCGTAGCGCACGCCGGTCAGCTCGGTGGCCTTGTCCATGACGACACGCAGGGTGTCGGTCTCGTACATGTTCTGCACGCCCTGCAGGATCATCGCGAGGCGCTCGAGGCCGAGGCCGGTGTCGATGTTCTTGGAGGGCAGGTCGCCGAGGATCGGGAAGTCCTCCTTGCCCTCACCGGCGCCGCGCTCGTACTGCATGAAGACCAGGTTCCAGATCTCCACGTACCGCTCGTCGTTGACGGCCGGGCCACCCTCTTCGCCGAACTCGGGGCCACGGTCGTAGTTGATCTCGGAGCAGGGTCCGCAGGGGCCCGGGACGCCCATCGACCAGAAGTTGGGCCCCATGCCCAGCCGCTGGATGCGCTCGGCAGGTACGCCGATGACGTCACGCCAGATCTGCTCGGCCTCGTCGTCCTCCTTGTAGACCGTGATCCACAGACGCTCGGGGTCCAGGCCGTAGCCACCGTCCGCGACGGAGCCGGTCAGCAGCTCCCAGGCGAACTTGATGGCGCCTTCCTTGAAGTAGTCGCCGAAGGAGAAGTTGCCGCACATCTGGAAGAACGTGCCGTGCCGGGTGGTCTTGCCGACCTCTTCGATGTCCGGCGTACGCACGCACTTC
The Streptomyces lunaelactis genome window above contains:
- the nusB gene encoding transcription antitermination factor NusB; the protein is MAARNKARKRAFQILFEADQRGASVQTVLADWVRHARSDDRQPPVGEYTMELVEGYAQYADRIDDLIATYAVGWTIDRMPVVDRNIIRLGAYELVWVDETPDAVVIDEAVQLAKEFSTDESPSFVNGLLGRFKDLKPSLRRDRD
- the efp gene encoding elongation factor P is translated as MASTNDLKNGLVLKLDGGQLWSVVEFQHVKPGKGPAFVRTKLKNVLSGKVVDKTFNAGVKVETATVDRRDMQFSYMDGEYFVFMDMSTFDQLMVDRKSVGDAANFLIEGFTASVAQHEGEVLYVELPAAVELTIQHTDPGVQGDRSTGGSKPATLETGYEIGVPLFITTGEKIKVDTRSGEYLGRVNS
- a CDS encoding aminopeptidase P family protein; translated protein: MSEVFGVRRGRLRDRCAATGSAGVLVSRPANVRYLAGGAPPGAVLLLGPGEDVLLCPRTPTGDPADGRPDEQLRLTVLPSSAGDPAVAAAELARTAGVESLAVEEHHLTVARHRAVGSVAPRLYLADLGLAVEQQRLVKDEEEIACMRIAAEIADQALGELLESILVGRTERHLALELERRLVDHGADGPAFATSVATGPNSGQGGHRPSDRRVEEGDFLSVCVGANYRGYRCEIGRTFVIGTTPADWQIELYDLVFAAQRAGRESLAPGAAYRDVDHATRQILDAAGHGEGVAPLTGHGVGLEIDEDPQLAPAAMGKLDACVPVTVEPGVHLPGRGGVRIDDTLVVRQEADGGPELLTITTKELLAL
- a CDS encoding Pro-rich N-terminal domain-containing protein, translated to MQHAVGAPPPHGPGHGPAGWTHSAQHPGPLPGPPAGPPPPAAPAGPPPPAAPSGAPPGAPSGPPAGPPHRAPAGPPPGAPPRQGQPPALGWTAPASQHASVPPSRETTGHIQLPPGGPVPIPAPPQAGGGTGATTLAVLLIGPAGAGKTTVARHWAAGRRVPTAHISLDDVREWVHSGFADPQSGWNDHSEAQYRLARRTCGFAARNFLANGISCILDDAVFPDRPVVGLGGWKRHVGPGLLPVVLLPGLEIVLERNAERSGNRRLSDEEVASIHGRMAGWYGSGLPIIDNSKYDVETTARVLDDVLARSIASPPSW
- the aroQ gene encoding type II 3-dehydroquinate dehydratase; this encodes MTRQVLVLNGPNLGRLGSREPDVYGATSYAGLVETCQELGKELGFDVDVRETNDEGELIRWLHEAADGSIPVVLNPGAFTHYSYGMRDAAAQRTAPLIEVHISNPYTRETFRHTSVVAAVASGTVAGFGIGSYRLALRALAEESGA
- the aroB gene encoding 3-dehydroquinate synthase, coding for MTEQAVTRIQVGGTEGSDPYEVLVGRQLLGELPGLIGRAQRVAVLHPEALAGTGEAIREDLAAQGYEAIAVQLPNAEESKTVEVAAYCWKALGQTGFTRTDVIVGVGGGATTDVAGFVAATWLRGVRWIALPTTVLGMVDAAVGGKTGINTAEGKNLVGAFHPPAGVLCDLAALDSLPVNDYISGLAEVIKAGFIADPAILDLVEADPQGARTPAGPHTAELIERSIRVKAEVVSNDLKESGLREILNYGHTLAHAIEKNERYKWRHGAAVSVGMVFAAELGRLAGRLDDATADRHSAVLESVGLPLTYRGDQWPKLLQTMKVDKKSRGNVLRFIVLDGLAKPTVLEGPDPAVLLAAYGEVSG
- a CDS encoding shikimate kinase, which encodes MGSGKSTVGKLLAERLGVAYRDTDADIVAAQGREISDIFVDLGEPYFRDLERQAVRAAVAEHPGVLALGGGSILDDSTRELLAGLPVVYLSMDVEEAVRRVGLNQARPLLAVNPRRQWRELMDARRHLYTEVARAVVATDERTPEEVAQAVLDALELKDA
- the aroC gene encoding chorismate synthase codes for the protein MSRLRWLTAGESHGPALVATLEGLPAGVPITTEMVADHLARRRLGYGRGARMKFERDEVTFLGGVRHGLTMGSPVAVMVGNTEWPKWDKVMAADPVDPDELAQLARNAPLTRPRPGHADLAGMQKYALDEARPILERASARETAARVALGAVARSYLKETAGIEIVSHVVELASAKAPYGVYPAPADEAKLDADPVRCLDADASKAMVAEIDQAHRDGDTLGGVVEVLAYGVPVGLGSHVHWDRRLDARLAAALMGIQAIKGVEVGDGFELARVPGSQAHDEIVPTEAGIRRTSGRSGGTEGGMSTGELLRVRAAMKPIATVPRALATVDVATGEVAAAHHQRSDVCAVPAAGIVAEAMVALVLADAVGEKFGGDSVSETRRNVQSFLDNLQIR
- a CDS encoding shikimate dehydrogenase; amino-acid sequence: MSTPTKRAAVLGSPIAHSLSPVLHRAAYAELGLTHWSYDRFEVDEAGLPGFVEGLDGSWAGLSLTMPLKRAIMPLLDSVSDTAASVEAVNTVIFTEDGRRLGDNTDIPGMIAALRERGVDKAESAAVLGAGATASSALAALSRICTGPVTAYVRSAARAAEMRGWGERLGVDVRIADWAEAGEALRAPLVIATTPAGTTDELAAEVPERPGTLFDVLYEPWPTALATRWSARGGAVVGGLDLLVHQAVLQVEQMTGRSPAPLSVMREAGERALAQS
- the mltG gene encoding endolytic transglycosylase MltG: MTEYGRSPGSEPWHPEDPLYGDQGWGGQQAAAGQTPYGGQPQQQDPQQPQQYGTQQDPYQQYNEQQQYNGQQRQQYNQQQQQQYNQQQQQQYNQQQQQQQQYQQQQYNQQQYNTGWDTGQQAAMPYGAGRPDPYDGQQPGYSGENADYYGTPEAYPPPQPPSRRRAEPEPTTDWDAEAPQEETHPFFTGDDGRDDDGEYDDDPRESRRGGGRERRGKGKKKSRNGCACLVVSLVLAGGLGGVGYFGYQFWQGQFGAAEDFSGSGSGSTQVEIPKGAGLGEIGSILKEAGVVKSSGAFVSAADGKSIQAGVYILKKGMSGENAVDLMLDPASRNNLIVPPGKRNSWVYEQVDKRLEVKVGTTKAVAKAKAKTLGLPDWADDNPDIKDPLEGFLFPATYPVAKGMKPEAVLQKMVAQANAEFGKKDLKAEAERLGLKSPLQVLTVASLVQAEGKYKHDFDKVSRVVYNRLKPNNLETVGRLEFDSTINYIKSESTLDVGAVDDLRKLKDPYNTYNVKGLPPGPIANPGLDAFNSSLKPTPGPWYYFVSITEDKTLFAVTNAEHERNRKKYEAEQEKSGQ
- the ruvX gene encoding Holliday junction resolvase RuvX; the encoded protein is MRRGRRLAFDVGDARIGVASCDPDGVLATPVETVPGRDVPAAHRRLGQLVEEYEPIEVIVGLPRSLSGGEGPAAVKIRGFAQELARGIAPIPVRLVDERMTTVTASQGLRASGVKSKKGRSVIDQAAAVVILQNALESERASGVAPGEGVQVVI